One Thalassophryne amazonica chromosome 10, fThaAma1.1, whole genome shotgun sequence genomic region harbors:
- the abhd8b gene encoding protein ABHD8 produces the protein MLTSFIEGLLCCLTLKSTNIVVPIETSEPADGYEFVEVKPGRVMRVRRIIPDRPLVEEPTGQGGTVSCRRKITVYRNGQLFIENLSDTASTEINNGQNGDTEPNTTLEVELADCGHSSPPVSIPDAKSDTGTAEKYGTSESGAGGETPAAEQTDMSQQPRKHRRKPKRTVVIDCKRNISACKGTHTDVALFFIHGVGGSLDIWESQFDFFSRLGYEVIATDLVGHGASSTPQIPAAYTFYALAEDMRLIFKRYARKRNILIGHSYGVSFCTFLAHEYPEQIHKMVMINGGGPTALEPSLCSIFNLPTCVLYCLSPLLAWSFLQAGFAQHGTKEKQLLKENNAFNVSSFVLRSMMSGQYWPEGDEVYHAELTVPVLLVHGMHDKFVPIEEDQRMAEILFMGFLKVLNDGSHMVMMECPDTVNTLLQEFFLWEPATPLLSKKEPRIRPETAKAQSDVKVTSEPAKVQAETGKQSSSNGSTQENSDSRTRK, from the exons ATGCTGACCAGTTTTATAGAAGGTCTTCTCTGCTGCCTTACATTAAAGTCAACCAATATAGTTGTTCCAATAGAAAcctcagaacctgctgatggctaCGAGTTTGTTGAGGTGAAGCCAGGCCGGGTTATGCGAGTTCGACGTATCATCCCTGACCGACCACTGGTAGAAGAACCAACTGGACAGGGTGGCACTGTCAGCTGCAGACGAAAGATCACAGTATATCGTAATGGACAACTATTTATTGAGAACTTAAGCGACACAGCAAGCACAGAAATAAACAATGGCCAGAATGGAGATACGGAGCCGAACACCACTTTGGAAGTTGAACTGGCCGATTGTGGCCACTCCTCGCCCCCTGTCAGTATTCCTGATGCAAAATCTGACACTGGAACAGCAGAAAAATATGGGACATCAGAAAGTGGAGCAGGAGGAGAAACACCTGCTGCTGAACAGACTGACATGTCGCAGCAACCCAGGAAGCACAGGCGGAAGCCCAAACGCACTGTGGTGATCGACTGCAAGAGGAACATATCAGCCTGTAAagggacacacacagatgtggCGCTCTTCTTCATTCACGGGGTGGGAGGCTCACTGGACATCTGGGAAAGCCAATTCGATTTCTTTTCCCGGTTGGGCTATGAGGTGATTGCCACAGACTTGGTTGGACACGGAGCCAGTTCCACACCACAAATACCTGCGGCATACACTTTCTACGCCCTTGCTGAGGATATGCGACTTATCTTCAAGCGATATGCACGCAAGAGGAACATTCTCATAGGACATTCTTATGG TGTGTCATTTTGTACGTTCCTGGCCCACGAGTATCCAGAACAGATCCACAAGATGGTTATGATCAATGGAGGTGGCCCCACAGCTCTGGAGCCCAGTCTGTGTTCCATCTTCAACCTGCCCACATGTGTGTTGTACTGCCTCTCCCCGCTGCTCGCCTGGAGCTTTCTcca GGCTGGTTTTGCTCAACATGGCACCAAAGAGAAGCAGCTGCTAAAAGAGAATAATGCCTTCAACGTGTCGTCTTTTGTCCTGCGCTCCATGATGAGCGGTCAGTACTGGCCCGAGGGAGATGAGGTCTACCACGCTGAGCTCACAGTGCCCGTCCTGCTGGTTCATGGCATGCATGACAAGTTTGTCCCCATTGAGGAGGATCAACGCATGGCAGAG ATCCTCTTTATGGGCTTCCTGAAGGTCCTGAACGACGGCAGTCACATGGTTATGATGGAATGTCCTGACACTGTCAACACACTTTTGCAAGAATTCTTCCTCTGGGAGCCCGCTACCCCTCTTCTTTCAAAGAAAGAGCCAAGAATACGTCCAGAGACTGCCAAAGCACAAAGTGATGTGAAGGTGACATCTGAACCTGCCAAAGTCCAAGCTGAAACTGGCAAGCAAAGCTCGTCAAATGGTTCTACCCAGGAAAATTCAGACAGCAGAACTCGAAAGTGA